The following proteins are co-located in the Haloplanus sp. HW8-1 genome:
- a CDS encoding archease encodes MSYELRPHTADVAVAATGERLDETFAAVADGLAAATCDEIPRTGGRFSFTVRAEGLEALLFDYLDRLIYERDVRGVLPVANEASVREDGDEWVIEASARGVPFSEIVARDVKAVTYSEMRIERTEEGWKAYVVLDV; translated from the coding sequence ATGAGCTACGAACTCCGTCCCCACACCGCCGACGTCGCCGTGGCAGCGACCGGCGAACGCCTCGACGAGACGTTCGCCGCCGTCGCCGACGGCCTCGCGGCCGCGACGTGCGACGAGATCCCCCGGACCGGCGGTCGCTTCTCTTTCACCGTCCGGGCCGAGGGGTTGGAGGCGCTCCTCTTCGATTACCTCGATCGACTGATCTACGAGCGCGACGTTCGCGGCGTCCTTCCGGTCGCCAACGAGGCGTCCGTCCGGGAGGACGGCGACGAGTGGGTGATCGAGGCGAGCGCCCGTGGCGTGCCGTTCTCGGAGATCGTCGCCCGCGACGTGAAGGCGGTGACCTACTCCGAGATGCGCATCGAGCGGACCGAAGAGGGTTGGAAGGCGTACGTCGTCCTCGACGTGTAG
- a CDS encoding GNAT family N-acetyltransferase — MSVTVEKRVDGPGATDHADEAWELKERIRRNEEVLKQRKRFFMDAYRRAKTHLLYLDDDLVGFTTARRDGYILFLAVDPDRRGEGFGRRLVAEVAEEHRTVTCHARATNERALAFYESVGFEIKRRIESYYEDDGDAYYLRLGPDERLRDRLSELIRR, encoded by the coding sequence GTGAGCGTCACCGTCGAGAAACGGGTCGATGGGCCGGGTGCGACCGACCACGCCGACGAGGCCTGGGAACTCAAAGAGCGGATCCGCCGCAACGAGGAGGTCCTGAAACAGCGAAAGCGGTTCTTCATGGACGCGTATCGGCGGGCGAAGACCCACCTGCTCTATCTCGACGACGACCTCGTCGGCTTCACCACGGCCCGACGCGACGGCTACATCCTCTTTCTCGCCGTCGATCCCGACCGACGGGGCGAGGGGTTCGGACGGCGCCTCGTCGCCGAGGTGGCCGAGGAACACCGGACGGTTACCTGCCACGCTCGCGCGACGAACGAGCGAGCGCTCGCCTTCTACGAGTCCGTCGGCTTCGAGATCAAGCGGCGGATCGAGAGCTACTACGAGGACGACGGCGACGCGTACTATCTCCGCCTCGGACCCGACGAACGACTGCGCGACCGACTCTCCGAGTTGATCCGTCGGTAG
- a CDS encoding translation initiation factor eIF-2B, with protein sequence MIDETIEEIRRMQTHSSSVVAVKATAALRELLDRDYRNVEAYERDLERNAGALRRANPSHASLHKAMREIVDGVLGEGETVEGAKARTEGEIDRITEEIETGKHRAAAAAADTFESGETFLTHDFSSTVLEAIETAAANGCHLTAYVTEARPRYLGRKTARRLAEMDRVEPHLAVDSAAGLLLDRCDRVLVGMDCIVEDTLYNRVGTFPLAAAAEVADVPVTVVGSQSKIIEDDFVFENESRPPAEVIREPVEGVRIENPAYDATPMSLVDDVVTDKGHYDG encoded by the coding sequence ATGATCGACGAGACTATCGAGGAGATCCGACGGATGCAGACCCACAGTTCGTCGGTGGTCGCAGTCAAGGCCACCGCTGCCCTCCGCGAACTCCTCGATAGGGACTATCGAAACGTCGAGGCCTACGAACGCGACCTGGAACGCAACGCCGGGGCGCTCCGTCGGGCCAACCCCTCCCACGCCTCGCTCCACAAGGCGATGCGCGAAATCGTCGACGGCGTGCTCGGAGAGGGGGAGACGGTCGAGGGGGCGAAAGCCCGAACCGAGGGGGAGATCGACCGGATCACCGAGGAGATCGAGACGGGCAAACACCGGGCGGCCGCCGCGGCCGCCGATACGTTCGAGAGCGGCGAGACGTTCCTCACGCACGACTTCTCATCGACGGTTCTGGAGGCCATCGAGACGGCCGCCGCCAACGGCTGTCACCTCACCGCGTACGTCACCGAGGCCCGGCCGCGATATCTCGGCCGCAAGACCGCTCGTCGCCTCGCCGAGATGGACCGCGTCGAGCCACACCTCGCCGTCGACAGCGCCGCCGGCCTCCTCCTCGACCGGTGTGATCGGGTGCTCGTCGGCATGGACTGTATCGTCGAGGACACCCTCTACAACCGCGTTGGGACCTTTCCGCTGGCCGCCGCCGCCGAGGTGGCCGACGTCCCCGTCACCGTCGTCGGCTCGCAGTCCAAGATCATCGAGGACGACTTCGTCTTCGAGAACGAGTCGCGGCCACCGGCCGAGGTGATCCGTGAACCCGTCGAGGGTGTCCGGATCGAGAACCCTGCCTACGACGCGACGCCGATGTCGCTGGTCGACGACGTGGTCACAGACAAGGGTCACTACGACGGCTGA
- a CDS encoding DUF5822 domain-containing protein — MPHRVERTDPDGVDFGWVMQVTFVTTIVAGAPLVAALSTVTTLPTWGARAAFAVRVGALVWFVTAVFAYGYARRRDDDTAD; from the coding sequence GTGCCACACCGCGTCGAGCGAACCGATCCGGACGGCGTCGACTTCGGGTGGGTGATGCAGGTGACGTTCGTAACCACCATCGTCGCCGGCGCCCCCCTCGTGGCGGCGCTCTCGACGGTGACGACGCTCCCGACCTGGGGTGCCCGCGCGGCCTTCGCCGTCCGGGTTGGCGCGCTGGTCTGGTTCGTCACCGCGGTGTTCGCCTACGGCTACGCCCGTCGTCGGGACGACGACACCGCCGACTGA
- a CDS encoding alpha/beta fold hydrolase codes for METVTHHGRTTAYRRHDRGGDGEPILFVHGSGGSSGVWKSQARLADERPVIALDLSGHGESPDVDAAPGYEALSAYVDDVVAVARATDAGVLCGSSLGGAVVLTLLLDRASALDPSGLILAGTGAKLAVLDDLLRWLRTDFERAVEFLHGPDRLFHDPDERLVAVSRETLHDAGPTVTHRDFRTCHEFDVRDRLDEVSVPTLAVVGEHDALTPPWYHESLAESIPDAEWTTIPDAAHLAMLERPAAFNDAVASFLERIATT; via the coding sequence ATGGAGACGGTTACACACCACGGGCGGACGACGGCCTACCGGCGACACGACCGGGGCGGGGACGGCGAACCGATCCTCTTCGTCCACGGGAGCGGTGGATCGAGCGGCGTCTGGAAGTCACAGGCCCGCCTCGCCGACGAACGCCCCGTGATCGCCCTCGACCTGAGCGGCCACGGGGAGAGCCCGGACGTGGACGCCGCGCCGGGCTACGAGGCGCTGTCGGCGTACGTCGACGACGTCGTCGCCGTCGCCCGGGCGACCGACGCCGGCGTGCTCTGTGGTAGCTCGCTCGGCGGCGCCGTCGTCCTGACGCTCCTGCTCGATCGGGCGTCGGCGCTCGACCCATCGGGTCTGATCCTCGCCGGGACCGGCGCCAAACTCGCCGTCCTCGACGACCTGCTCCGGTGGCTCCGGACGGACTTCGAGCGGGCGGTCGAGTTCCTCCACGGCCCGGATCGTCTCTTTCACGACCCCGACGAGCGACTGGTGGCCGTCTCGCGGGAGACGCTTCACGACGCAGGACCGACCGTCACCCACCGCGACTTCCGGACCTGCCACGAGTTCGACGTTCGCGACCGCCTCGACGAGGTGTCGGTCCCGACGCTGGCCGTCGTCGGGGAACACGACGCCCTCACCCCGCCCTGGTACCACGAGTCGCTCGCCGAATCGATCCCCGACGCCGAGTGGACGACGATCCCCGACGCGGCCCACCTCGCGATGCTGGAGCGACCCGCGGCCTTCAACGACGCGGTCGCGTCGTTCCTGGAGCGAATCGCCACAACTTAG
- a CDS encoding DUF7127 family protein: MVNQQFAGEDERFVRRYDYEDGWVVAADVGVADDRLTADVVDGTAIVLVDGRTELEFDVPGSADGVDTNNGVLVVRGER; encoded by the coding sequence ATGGTGAACCAGCAATTCGCCGGCGAGGACGAGCGGTTCGTCCGCCGGTACGACTACGAGGATGGGTGGGTCGTCGCCGCCGACGTCGGCGTCGCGGACGACCGCTTGACGGCCGACGTCGTCGACGGGACGGCGATCGTCCTGGTCGACGGGCGGACCGAGCTGGAGTTCGACGTCCCCGGCTCGGCCGACGGCGTCGACACGAACAACGGCGTACTCGTCGTGAGGGGCGAACGATGA
- a CDS encoding CDC48 family AAA ATPase, producing MKLVVRPLKQKDAGRGLAAIDRAAAAEMDLEVGDYVRIEGKDGTAIARVWPGLPEDQGSGVVRIDGQLRQQANVGIDDRVEVEKADVKQADRVTVALPQQIGIRGDIGPYLRDKLTDKPITKGQTLRVPFGFGFMGGRGNKALPLKVADTDPSGTVVVTDSTEIQISEQPAEQIRETEATDASPETPDVTYEDIGGLDRELEQVREMIELPMRHPELFRRLGIDPPKGVLLHGPPGTGKTLIAKAVANEIDASFHDISGPEIMSKYYGESEEQLREIFEEAEENAPAIVFIDEIDSIAPERGEAGGDVERRVVAQLLSLMDGLEERGEVVVIGATNRVDAIDPALRRGGRFDREIEIGVPDRDGRREILQVHTRNMPLAEDVDVDEFADSTHGYVGADLESLAKEAAMNALRRIRPEIDLEEDEIDAEILESLEVDEADFREALKGIEPSALREVFVEVPDVTWNDVGGLEDTKERLRETIQWPLDYPEVFEAMDMQSAKGVLMYGPPGTGKTLLAKAVANEAESNFISVKGPELLDKYVGESEKGVREIFSKARENAPTVIFFDEIDAIATERGRNTGDSGVSERVVSQLLTELDGLESLEDVVVIATSNRPDLIDSALLRPGRLDRHVHVPVPDESARRAIFEVHTRNKPLAEDVDLDSLARRTENYVGADIEAVCREASMAASREFINSVSPEEIGDSVGNVRVTMAHFEQALDEVTASVTDDVRERYEEIEQRFGTDEGEVATETEASRTFH from the coding sequence ATGAAACTCGTCGTCAGACCGCTGAAACAGAAGGACGCCGGTCGCGGCCTCGCGGCCATCGACCGCGCGGCCGCGGCGGAGATGGACCTCGAAGTCGGTGACTACGTCCGGATCGAGGGCAAGGACGGCACCGCCATCGCCCGTGTCTGGCCCGGGTTGCCCGAGGACCAGGGGTCCGGAGTCGTCCGCATCGACGGTCAGCTCCGCCAGCAGGCGAACGTCGGGATCGACGACCGCGTCGAGGTCGAGAAAGCCGACGTGAAACAGGCCGACCGCGTGACCGTCGCCCTCCCCCAGCAGATCGGGATCCGCGGCGACATTGGCCCCTACCTCCGCGATAAGCTCACCGACAAGCCGATCACCAAAGGGCAGACCCTCCGGGTCCCCTTCGGTTTCGGATTCATGGGTGGCCGCGGGAACAAGGCCCTGCCGCTGAAGGTAGCCGACACCGACCCGTCGGGGACGGTCGTCGTCACCGACTCCACCGAGATACAGATCAGCGAACAGCCCGCCGAGCAGATCCGAGAGACCGAGGCCACGGACGCGAGCCCCGAGACCCCGGACGTGACCTACGAGGACATCGGCGGTCTGGACCGCGAACTCGAACAGGTTCGCGAGATGATCGAACTGCCGATGCGCCACCCCGAACTGTTCCGGCGGCTCGGCATCGATCCGCCGAAGGGCGTGCTCCTGCACGGCCCGCCGGGGACTGGGAAGACGCTGATCGCCAAGGCCGTCGCCAACGAGATCGACGCCTCCTTCCACGACATCAGCGGCCCGGAGATCATGTCGAAGTACTACGGCGAGAGCGAGGAGCAACTCCGCGAGATCTTTGAGGAGGCCGAGGAGAACGCGCCCGCCATCGTCTTCATCGATGAGATCGACTCCATCGCGCCGGAACGCGGCGAGGCCGGCGGCGACGTGGAACGGCGCGTCGTCGCGCAGTTGCTCTCGCTGATGGACGGACTCGAAGAGCGCGGCGAGGTCGTGGTGATCGGCGCGACCAACCGCGTCGACGCCATCGACCCCGCGCTCCGCCGCGGTGGCCGGTTCGACCGCGAGATCGAGATCGGCGTCCCCGACCGCGACGGCCGCCGCGAGATCCTGCAGGTCCACACCCGCAACATGCCGCTGGCCGAGGACGTCGACGTCGACGAGTTCGCCGACTCGACGCACGGCTACGTCGGCGCCGACCTCGAGAGCCTCGCCAAGGAGGCCGCGATGAACGCGCTCCGGCGCATCCGCCCGGAGATCGACCTCGAAGAGGACGAGATCGACGCCGAGATCCTCGAATCTCTGGAGGTCGACGAGGCCGACTTCCGCGAGGCGCTGAAAGGCATCGAGCCGTCGGCGCTCCGCGAGGTGTTCGTCGAGGTTCCCGACGTCACCTGGAACGACGTGGGTGGCCTCGAAGACACGAAAGAGCGGCTCCGCGAGACGATCCAGTGGCCGCTGGACTACCCCGAGGTGTTCGAGGCCATGGATATGCAGTCCGCGAAGGGCGTACTCATGTACGGCCCGCCCGGCACGGGGAAGACCCTGCTCGCGAAGGCCGTCGCCAACGAGGCCGAGTCCAACTTCATATCGGTGAAGGGGCCGGAACTGCTCGATAAGTACGTCGGGGAGAGCGAGAAGGGCGTCCGCGAGATCTTCAGCAAGGCTCGCGAGAACGCCCCGACCGTCATCTTCTTCGACGAGATCGACGCCATCGCGACCGAGCGCGGGCGCAACACCGGCGACTCGGGCGTCTCCGAGCGCGTCGTCTCCCAGCTCCTGACGGAACTCGATGGGCTGGAGAGTCTGGAGGACGTCGTGGTGATCGCCACCTCCAACCGGCCGGATCTCATCGACTCGGCGCTCCTCCGGCCGGGACGCCTCGACCGGCACGTCCACGTGCCCGTCCCCGACGAGTCCGCTCGCCGCGCGATCTTCGAGGTGCACACCCGGAACAAGCCGCTGGCCGAGGACGTCGACCTCGACAGCCTCGCCCGGCGGACGGAGAACTACGTCGGCGCGGACATCGAGGCGGTCTGTCGCGAGGCCTCGATGGCCGCCTCCCGGGAGTTCATCAACAGCGTCTCACCCGAGGAGATCGGCGACTCGGTCGGGAACGTCCGCGTCACGATGGCCCACTTCGAGCAGGCCCTCGACGAGGTGACCGCGAGCGTCACCGACGACGTGCGCGAGCGCTACGAGGAGATCGAACAGCGGTTCGGGACCGACGAGGGCGAGGTGGCCACCGAGACCGAGGCCAGCCGCACGTTCCACTAG
- a CDS encoding MFS transporter — MPLGSIRRRRAALWILLATGFLFVNFHRTATAVLADSLARTFDATGAELGLLHASFFYVYAPLQLPAGLIVDRYGPRRVGTAGLGLLTLGVVGFAASETLPAAFLARGIVGLGGSVLYIGTLRFCAAWFRADQFATMTGYTIGAAGLGGILATTPLALAIGAVGWRSTMIVAAATTGVLTLAIAAFVRDTPTSAGFDAVGHGGDGADTASLAEVGANVRTVVAERETWLMGLILFCVIGVNFTVLGLWGVPFLADTYGISLARASTFVLAGNLGFVLGSPLLGMVSDRFGRRTELIAGAALLFTLAYATLVLVPPLWIVGPIFFLALLTNGGVSLVFTVGKERHAPSVAGTITGVVNGVGYLGAATLPAVLGGILDVYWTGEMLNGARVYTVAGYRVAFGIAAAAGLVATLAALYLHRREGGTGPTPASSQPR, encoded by the coding sequence GTGCCCCTCGGTTCGATCCGCAGACGACGTGCCGCCCTCTGGATTCTGCTCGCCACTGGCTTCCTGTTCGTCAACTTCCACCGAACGGCGACGGCCGTTCTCGCGGACTCACTGGCCCGCACCTTCGACGCGACGGGCGCCGAACTCGGCTTGCTCCACGCCTCCTTCTTCTACGTCTACGCGCCCCTCCAACTCCCGGCGGGACTGATCGTCGACCGTTACGGTCCGCGGCGAGTCGGCACCGCCGGCCTCGGCTTGCTGACTCTCGGCGTCGTCGGCTTCGCGGCGAGCGAGACGCTCCCGGCCGCCTTCCTCGCTCGGGGGATCGTCGGCCTCGGCGGGAGCGTCCTCTACATCGGCACGCTGCGCTTCTGTGCCGCCTGGTTTCGCGCCGATCAGTTCGCCACGATGACCGGCTACACCATCGGCGCTGCGGGGCTGGGTGGCATCCTCGCGACGACCCCGCTGGCGCTCGCCATCGGCGCCGTCGGCTGGCGATCGACGATGATCGTCGCCGCCGCCACGACCGGCGTTCTCACCCTCGCGATCGCGGCGTTCGTCCGGGATACCCCCACCAGTGCGGGCTTCGACGCGGTCGGCCACGGCGGCGACGGGGCCGACACCGCGTCGCTCGCGGAGGTGGGAGCCAACGTCCGGACCGTCGTCGCGGAGCGCGAGACGTGGCTGATGGGACTGATCCTCTTCTGTGTCATCGGAGTGAACTTCACCGTCCTCGGTCTGTGGGGCGTTCCGTTCCTCGCCGACACCTACGGCATCTCGCTGGCCCGCGCCTCGACGTTCGTGCTCGCCGGCAACCTCGGCTTCGTCCTCGGATCGCCGCTGCTCGGGATGGTCTCCGACCGCTTCGGCCGCCGGACGGAACTCATCGCCGGGGCGGCGCTGCTTTTCACCCTCGCCTACGCGACCCTCGTTCTCGTCCCACCGCTCTGGATCGTCGGCCCAATCTTCTTTCTCGCGCTCCTCACCAACGGCGGTGTCTCCCTCGTGTTCACGGTCGGCAAGGAGCGCCACGCACCGTCGGTCGCGGGAACGATCACGGGCGTCGTCAACGGCGTAGGCTACCTCGGCGCCGCGACCCTTCCCGCGGTCCTGGGAGGTATCCTCGACGTCTACTGGACCGGCGAGATGCTCAACGGTGCCCGGGTGTACACCGTCGCGGGCTACCGCGTCGCCTTCGGCATCGCCGCCGCCGCGGGGCTGGTCGCCACGCTCGCAGCGCTCTACCTCCACCGGCGCGAGGGGGGCACGGGACCGACGCCGGCGTCCAGTCAGCCGCGATAG
- a CDS encoding mechanosensitive ion channel family protein — translation MRHTGTVSLLGAIGLYAGSRAVQRFGLDETVFGLAFGPPLLLGLSVAAVLLAAYGGYRLVGGALLARTTNKRGRHDVRNVLRLGFGALAIVTAFGVVTRNWVSVLFSLGVVGVAITFALQQPLFSLIGWLYIVTKRPYGVGDRIAIEDTRGDVAAIDFFTTEVWEIDGELVSSNQPSGRIVTVPNSVVLSSHVINFHGEGVPHVWNELSIQVAYETDLAFATDLMPEIPDRQLGDEMATHVAEYRHRLEETPVELDVNDRPTVNVVQRESWVELRLRYLVHPRRGTRTRNALYREILDTFNDHPDRVKFPVSRNR, via the coding sequence ATGCGTCACACCGGCACCGTCTCGCTTCTCGGCGCCATCGGACTCTATGCCGGCTCCCGCGCCGTGCAACGGTTCGGCCTCGACGAGACGGTGTTCGGCCTGGCCTTCGGCCCGCCGCTCCTGCTTGGCCTGTCCGTGGCCGCCGTGCTTCTCGCCGCGTACGGCGGCTACCGGCTGGTCGGTGGGGCACTCCTCGCACGCACCACGAACAAGCGCGGCCGCCACGACGTCCGCAACGTCCTCCGTCTGGGCTTCGGGGCGCTCGCCATCGTCACCGCCTTCGGCGTCGTGACGCGCAACTGGGTGAGTGTCCTCTTCTCGCTGGGCGTGGTCGGCGTCGCCATCACGTTCGCGCTCCAGCAACCCCTGTTCTCGCTGATCGGCTGGCTGTACATCGTCACCAAACGCCCCTACGGGGTGGGGGACCGAATCGCCATCGAGGACACCCGCGGCGACGTGGCTGCCATCGACTTCTTCACGACCGAAGTGTGGGAGATCGACGGCGAACTCGTCTCTAGCAACCAGCCGTCGGGTCGGATCGTCACCGTCCCAAACAGCGTCGTCCTCTCCTCGCACGTGATCAATTTCCACGGCGAGGGCGTACCACACGTCTGGAACGAACTCTCGATACAGGTCGCCTACGAGACGGATCTGGCGTTCGCGACCGATCTGATGCCCGAAATCCCGGACCGGCAACTCGGCGACGAGATGGCCACGCACGTCGCGGAGTACCGCCATCGTCTCGAGGAGACGCCGGTCGAACTCGATGTCAACGACCGGCCGACGGTCAACGTGGTGCAGCGGGAGTCGTGGGTCGAACTCCGGCTTCGATATCTGGTCCACCCGCGACGGGGGACCCGCACGCGGAACGCGCTGTACCGTGAGATCCTCGACACGTTCAACGACCATCCCGACCGCGTGAAGTTCCCCGTCAGCCGCAACCGCTGA
- a CDS encoding DoxX family protein — protein MAYNASNPLDSEFEFGGVGPIATFWIAFLRVVVGWWFFHAGVTKLIESGLNYTYGPAYLSEMGGTVLGPVAVWMGTAIPGFIAAIVPIAETLIGLALIAGVAVRLASFGGAVFMSFFWVGNAEFGHGVVNGDLMGLLLFVTMMALAAGRYYGLDAIVEQTALVENHPRLKYLLG, from the coding sequence ATGGCATACAACGCGTCGAACCCGCTCGATAGCGAGTTCGAATTCGGCGGTGTCGGCCCGATCGCGACCTTCTGGATCGCGTTCCTGCGGGTCGTCGTCGGCTGGTGGTTCTTCCACGCCGGCGTGACGAAGCTCATCGAGTCCGGACTGAACTACACGTACGGACCCGCCTACCTCAGCGAGATGGGAGGGACGGTCCTCGGTCCGGTCGCCGTGTGGATGGGGACCGCGATCCCGGGGTTCATCGCGGCCATCGTCCCGATCGCCGAGACGCTGATCGGCCTCGCCCTGATCGCCGGTGTCGCCGTCCGACTCGCGTCCTTCGGGGGCGCCGTGTTCATGTCGTTCTTCTGGGTCGGCAACGCCGAGTTCGGCCACGGCGTCGTCAACGGCGACCTGATGGGCCTGCTGCTGTTCGTCACGATGATGGCGTTGGCCGCCGGCCGGTACTACGGCCTCGACGCCATCGTCGAGCAGACGGCGCTGGTCGAGAACCACCCGCGGCTCAAATACCTGCTCGGCTGA
- a CDS encoding amidase, whose protein sequence is MLTDPQPLEPLAVALRAGERSPTALIDDYADRIDSVDDDVAALVPEPGRRTRLRREAAALASQYDDPATRPPLFGVPVGVKDIFHVDGYRTLAGSSVPPAAITETESTAVRRLLDAGALHLGKTHTTEFAYFEPAPTRNPNDLAHTPGGSSSGSAAAVAAGMCPLALGSQTVGSVIRPAAFCGIVGFKPSYDRIPREGVVPFSTTADHVGTFTADVAGAARAASILCDGWVPADPGDRPVLGVVEGPYLDQATPAGRAGVEAGADALADAGYEVRRVSMLDDIKAVNDRHDDLTAAELALSHAERFAEHGDDFSETTAELIDIGRGVGVDELVDARAAARAFRDRVGDRIREAGVDLLLSPAAPGPAPEGIDDTGDPIMNLPWTHAGVPALTVPCGRADDLPLGLQIVAPFGEDESLLAWGRDIAAAVADVGAVDDGA, encoded by the coding sequence ATGCTGACCGATCCACAACCACTCGAACCGCTCGCCGTCGCGCTGCGTGCCGGCGAGCGCTCCCCGACTGCGCTGATCGACGATTACGCCGATCGCATCGACTCCGTAGACGACGACGTGGCGGCGCTCGTCCCCGAACCGGGTCGACGGACACGGCTCCGACGCGAGGCCGCGGCGCTCGCGTCCCAGTACGACGACCCTGCCACCAGACCGCCGCTGTTCGGCGTTCCGGTCGGGGTCAAAGACATCTTTCACGTCGACGGCTATCGTACACTCGCCGGATCGTCGGTCCCGCCCGCCGCGATCACCGAAACGGAATCGACCGCCGTGCGACGGTTGCTCGACGCGGGCGCTCTCCACCTCGGCAAGACGCATACGACCGAGTTCGCGTACTTCGAACCCGCGCCGACGCGGAATCCCAACGATCTCGCGCACACGCCCGGCGGATCGTCGAGTGGGTCGGCGGCCGCCGTCGCCGCGGGGATGTGTCCGCTCGCGCTCGGCAGCCAGACCGTCGGCTCGGTGATTCGTCCCGCGGCGTTCTGTGGGATCGTCGGATTCAAACCGAGTTACGACCGGATCCCGCGCGAGGGCGTCGTTCCCTTCTCGACGACTGCCGATCACGTCGGCACTTTCACCGCCGACGTGGCCGGCGCGGCCCGAGCCGCCTCGATCCTCTGTGACGGCTGGGTGCCGGCCGATCCCGGCGACCGGCCGGTACTCGGCGTGGTCGAAGGCCCCTACCTCGATCAGGCGACGCCCGCCGGCCGGGCCGGCGTCGAGGCCGGTGCCGACGCGCTCGCCGACGCGGGTTACGAGGTGCGTCGGGTGTCGATGCTGGACGACATCAAGGCGGTGAACGACCGGCACGACGACCTGACGGCGGCCGAACTGGCCCTCTCACACGCCGAACGCTTCGCCGAACACGGCGACGACTTCTCGGAGACGACCGCCGAGTTGATCGACATCGGCCGCGGCGTCGGCGTCGACGAACTGGTCGACGCCCGCGCCGCTGCCCGTGCGTTCCGTGACCGGGTCGGCGACCGGATCCGCGAGGCCGGCGTCGACCTCCTGCTCTCGCCGGCGGCCCCCGGCCCCGCGCCCGAAGGTATCGACGACACCGGTGATCCGATCATGAATCTCCCGTGGACCCACGCCGGCGTTCCCGCCCTGACCGTTCCCTGCGGGCGAGCCGATGACCTCCCGCTGGGGCTCCAGATAGTCGCCCCGTTCGGCGAGGACGAGTCGCTCCTCGCGTGGGGACGTGACATCGCAGCCGCCGTCGCCGACGTGGGAGCGGTGGACGACGGGGCCTGA
- a CDS encoding DUF7504 family protein: protein MDGPSGQVDEALDDASSVLLLTPSASDSDDNACVGMLTIGGPSQANVLSATIVEPPGERVALWQRAVGDQSPNRGAIVAACEGRKQAITEDDAPDASDLLTTLAVDILPENAEPIDLGMALARYLGAWEAEEEPTVLCLHTLTALLDRFDRDVVISMVSALNDLCDSVGATAHHHMDPSAHDDEIVATFRPLYDAVVEHVPEDGWTVTRAPADVDRPSFRQSTAPPGGTAGTDPARPETIPMPYAFDQMLELISVPRRRTLLYHLKDRGTGTLSLDDLVDAVVTRERSIPARETPESADTVRVSLVHAHLPKLADLGILEFDPEDSTVRYHGNPALESFLRYVETLELG from the coding sequence ATGGACGGGCCATCGGGTCAGGTCGACGAAGCCCTCGACGACGCGTCGTCGGTACTTCTCTTGACACCGTCCGCGAGCGACTCCGACGACAACGCATGTGTTGGCATGCTGACAATAGGGGGTCCGTCGCAGGCGAACGTCCTCAGCGCGACCATCGTAGAACCGCCTGGCGAGCGAGTCGCCCTCTGGCAGCGGGCGGTGGGTGATCAGTCGCCGAACCGCGGAGCCATCGTCGCCGCCTGCGAGGGACGAAAACAGGCGATCACGGAGGACGATGCGCCCGACGCATCGGATCTGTTGACGACACTTGCCGTCGATATCCTGCCGGAGAACGCGGAACCGATCGACCTCGGTATGGCTCTTGCCCGCTATCTCGGTGCCTGGGAGGCGGAGGAGGAGCCGACGGTACTCTGTCTCCACACGTTGACGGCCCTGCTGGATCGGTTCGACCGCGACGTCGTCATCTCCATGGTGTCGGCGCTCAACGACCTGTGTGACTCCGTCGGCGCTACGGCCCATCACCACATGGACCCCTCGGCACACGACGACGAGATCGTCGCCACGTTCCGCCCCCTGTACGACGCGGTGGTGGAACACGTCCCGGAGGACGGCTGGACGGTGACGCGGGCGCCGGCCGACGTCGACCGACCCTCCTTCCGGCAGTCGACGGCGCCGCCGGGCGGGACGGCCGGAACCGATCCGGCTCGCCCCGAGACGATTCCGATGCCGTACGCCTTCGATCAGATGCTCGAACTCATCTCGGTCCCGCGTCGGCGGACGCTTCTCTATCACCTGAAAGATCGGGGGACCGGTACGCTGTCGCTGGACGACCTCGTGGACGCGGTCGTGACACGGGAGCGGTCGATCCCCGCGCGTGAGACCCCCGAGTCGGCCGACACTGTCCGCGTGTCGCTCGTTCACGCCCATCTGCCGAAACTGGCTGATCTCGGTATCCTCGAGTTCGACCCCGAAGACTCGACGGTCCGGTATCACGGCAACCCCGCACTGGAGTCGTTTCTCAGATACGTGGAGACGCTCGAACTGGGCTGA